The Arachis hypogaea cultivar Tifrunner chromosome 14, arahy.Tifrunner.gnm2.J5K5, whole genome shotgun sequence DNA window TGTCTCAAGTCTTTCTTGAAGAAGGCTGAATTTGAGTCTCATATCCAAGACAGCCACTCTAACCTCCTTCGACCAAATGCAGATAAAGAAGATGGAAATGAGTCCGAGGTACAGAGTGTTAGGCAATCTACGGCTTCAGATGCTCGAGGTCCACAAAGGCCAGTTTTCTCTCCTGGATCAAATTCGCAGCAGCATGATCCAGAAGACAAAACACGTCGACAGCCACCAAGAGATCAACCACCTTCAAGGGGAAATCTGCAGCCAAAGCCACCATTTTTTGGTCAACAAAATCACCCTTCTGACTCCATGCCAAGCTCTGGTTTAGGGATTCATCAGAGCTTCCATCAACAAAGTTTTGACATGCCACATCCCACCCAAGAACCTTCCCTGTTTGGTGACAGGCAGCAATCAATTGGTCCAGAGACCTCATTTCCTGAGTATCCACCAATGCATTCTGGTCCCAACATGCCTACAATGGTTGCTTCAAACCCAATGATGAACCCTCCTATGCCATTTGGTTATCCCCCTTACCCACAGGATCGTGCTCAACCGTTTTATGGTGCTCCCTATGATATACCTAGGCAGGATTCGGCATCTGATATGGGTGGAGACCAGAGTTCGTTACTGGGTTTCCCACAAGGGGTCCCAGGTGGCCCAAATTTCCCTGGAAATTATCCCCAGCCCTGGCATGCAGGAATTGGTGGTGTGCCTTTTGAACAAGGACCGGGTGGTATGGTTGTGGATCCAAGGGATGCCAAAGGCGTATTGGCACCACAGCCCATGAGCCTCCCGCCGCCACCACCGCCTCCACCCCACATGTCACACATGAAGCAGAATTACTATCCTGGTGATGTTGGGCATGAAGCTCAGGGTTATGGATGGCAACATGATAGTCGTGATAGCTTTGGTGGCCAAGGCTAGTAAGTAGTCTAATTGTTTGGGCTTCTCAGGATGCTTTTGCAAGAATAGTTGTTCTTTATGGGTGATCTTTCGAGAACAATTAAGCTCTTCATTTGAGCTCATTTTGTGCTTATGCTCAATTTGAATGCTCTTTTCCTATTTTGTCAACCGAAGGTTATGAAAAGTTTGATTAATGCTAAAAAATATTAACGTAGTTAGTAAGTAAAGAAGGACAAAATTAAACTATTCTTAAAAACGTTAAGAGGTTAAAACtagaacaaaaaacaaaaatattttaaaaggaaaattttaAGTCATTCCTAAACATTGGGAACGATATCAAAGTTTATAATCTTTTTCTCTTTTGCTTTATTTACgagtaaaagatattttttattcttatgtttttacatttttaagattatttttaatgtttaatttgatttaattttattttcaataattggAATACATTTCAATTCAATCTTATTATCTTTTTGACTAGTAAtagttaatttctttttttttttttttttaattttatcattctttcactTTTCATCATTTCCAGTCCCAAATAGGTAACCTCTACCCACAACTCTGCTTTTCCTTCCACAACCACCATTATCATCTCCTCCTTTGCCTCTTCGATCCTTTGCCACTGAATTTCTCTTTCTCCATTTACCAATGCAGTGTTGCTCTTGTCTTCCATTGCCGCTATGCTACTATTAGTGATAATGAGAAGAGAAAAGGGTATGATAGTGGTTAAtaggaataaaattgaaaaagcaaaTTTTGATTACCTTTTGACCCTAAAATTTTGATTACGAATTGAAATAAATGAATTTTATTTCAAAcgttgaatataaaattaaattaaattaattgttaGAGGTAGTTTgtaagaatttaaaaaatgttaaagataataaatatagtttattttttattcatttcttTTTATCAACATCTTAACATCTTCATTTACGAATGATGTAGATATATATGGCAAGGGAATAAAATCGTTGGAGACTTGAACACAATATGATTGAATGTGCAACTAGTATACAAGTGTCCCTCGTTTGGGCATTTTAACCTAAGGGAGGTGGTTATTCTCCAAATGAATCGAAGTTGCATTCCAGAAATAGGTCAAAATGGACCAACTTATAGTCAATATTCATGTATTCATTTGGATTAGGTTGGCGACTACCACTACTTCTGAATCCATTTAAATAAGGATTCTTAATGAGTGGTGTTTGTATGGTACATGAATTAGAAAAATCAAACCTATCTAATACTAAACTATTAATATAGGGTTGTCAGTAGTGAAAATCCGACTGTCTTACAGGAGAGAGCTTGAGAGTTAAATTGATTATGGTGCTCTTTATGTGGTGTATCATCTATGATCTCACATTCCCTCATTTCTTCTGCATCAATATTTGGGTTATGTATGAAGTAGTATTAGCTTTAATGTCTTTAATGTCTTCTAAAAATTCTCCCTTCAATTTCTCCCTTTAATGTCCATCtattttttcattcattctttGCTACATATATTTATTTTCCTGTGACAACTCTTCCTCTTCAACTCATTCCTTTAATATCAAGTAAGAAGAAcgaaaaatttcaaattaaattttgaataaaaaaacaagCATATTTATAACCCCTTCTTCCATTATTCACTATATTCTTCTAATTGCTTcgcccattttttattttttcaatttgtcATCGTGATCACGGTGGTGGCGATGGAGAATATGGTGACAGTTGTGATTGTTACAACTGCAGTGGGATGGGTCACATGGCTTGGGATTGTAACCATGGAGGCATGTATGGCAGTGATGGTAAATGCAAATCTGCTACGACTATGGGGATTCTGGAAATTTTGCAATGGACTACCCAATAAGCTCTTTAAAAGCAAGGTTTGATCACTTTCGATTTTcagaaattttcaatttcaagatTTTTCGTCtgatgtttttcaaatttttgttcaaatctactatattttgaattttttcattttttaaatcgttattttattcatcaaattCTACACTTTCAGTGAGGTGTTCAATTACGAGATATTGagtttgaaaaatttgaaatatgatgatgatcaaacattattaaaaatgttaattacaaaattattaatttaattttttattccaattggttgattaataattttgttaatgtGCAGATTTTGTTATTGGGCACAAGTAACATTAGCCCAAAATGTTAAGGAAATATTCAGCCTTTGGTACAAAAATATTTCAAGCATTGTGACTGAATTATTCTTGTATTGCAAATGATAATTGGGCCAGAAAATTAATATGAAGCCCAAAACAAATCCCTCTTGGTCCAACAAAGTGGTTGGTccgaattgaaaaagaaagagaggaatTGGAGCATGATGAGTTCGGCTACCTACTTCCCTTGTGGAatggaatttaaaattaaattggttTAATTACATGCATTGGTAACAGGAAAGAGAAAGTTCAAATTGATTTGATTGTAATGCTCCACACATTACTATGCATAGAGGAATGGAAGTgggatttaatttgttttaattccATTCGTTGCATCCAaagctttttctctcttctctcatctctctctttgcATTCGGTCATATCAACAGGAAAGAAGGAAGAGCAAGTTATCAGAAGAGAAGTTCAATAATAGTAAAGCTATGAAGAAGGAAGAGGCTAGGATGATGATGGCCTCGAGAAAAGAAGATCTAAAGCATGGCTGTTGCTGAGATTTTTGCCACAAAAGGGAAGATGTGAAAAAGAAGCTTCAGGATCTTCATACCAATTGTAGAAGCAATCGgctcggtcagagaagaagatctctGAGGTGATGCTCGTTTCCACTTTTGTTCATCTAAGACAGAAGGTAGCTACTGCAGCTATGTGGAGGAGGAAGCAAAAATAGAACAGatggagctgtcaaggatcaagaGTTCATCAGGGGTCAGAATTCTTTCTTGGGGACAAAAtcaagatggaaggctcagattgatgaagcttgatgagaagggatgagagagaggtaaATGCATGTTGATTGGCTTTCAgtttccctctctcttctctctgtccgaACCGGCCTTGTGTGATGGAGAAGATGTTGGTGGCTTAGTTGAACCTGTTTCAATCTTGGAAGCTtctccttctataataagggtgaacggccaagggatGAGACAAGAAGagtaagcacagagttctcatagttacccaagctaacagaagttcttctcctttaatgtgctacattttgttttcttttctttagttttgtctgtctgagtctcatggtgaaaaaggcaaacagagTGAGGTTTGTAAAAAAAAGTCAGTGAaaggaaaaaggcagagagtgcaaaattaaaaaaaaaaaaaaccatagatgTCTAAGAGTTCCTTTGTatatctatgttgtgtttcatgatcctgtgggGATTCTCTTGCAAGTTGTGTTAGCACTTTACGGTTGAAAGGTTGGTAGGTAACCAACTCAAGTTTAGTTttggggatagattctggacttgtcccggataagAATGGGTAGTTCATAGGGAAGAATTGTGTCTGTAATCAGTTGACTATAGTAAAATTCcgtcactgttgtgatggagactggatgtaggctgcattgtacTTAGTAGCTGAACTAGGAtacttcttggtgtgattctctctttctcttctactccatttttgTTTCTGTTGCGTAGGAGACAAAATCGAAAAATATCTCCTAAtcagttacgagacaaaaagaaaatgtctcttgactagtTATGAGACgaaaaagcagaaatatctcctgAAGCATTAAGACAAGGCAGAAATCAATACTCAGctaaaaaaggggctaagattcaaccccccttctcttagccactgattaccatcacgAGACTCTAAGACAGTAAACCTTATCCATTTCGGGTAGTGATTCAAAGTATCTTGATAAAGAAAACTTGAGAATTGGATATTTTATAGTGTTTTCTATACCATTAATTCATTTGTAGTCTCCcattcaattatttatttttttcaagtgAACTTTGCTTCTTATTTTTCATGACTTCTGACCATTTCTTCCTTCAATTGATTCTCTTTCATCACTGATTATTTTTTATCCATTCTctatttcaatatttattttctcttcaccTAACAAGTAACAAaaacttagaaatttaaaatttaaaatttgaatgacAAAAAAAAGGTATATTTATAACCCCAATATTCATTATTCAGTGGATTTGTATAGTTGTTTCTTcgcttatttttttttgaatctaTCATCGTGGTGGTGGTGGCATTGCAATGAACATTGAGGTAGGAGTTAATTACCGTGGTAGATGAGGTGGCGACCGCTATAGTGGTGGAGcagaatatggaggtggtggttatCAATGTGGTGGTGGTGAATTCAAAGGAGAAAATGATTAAATAGAATGGATCGGTGGCAAAAAT harbors:
- the LOC112743585 gene encoding E3 ubiquitin-protein ligase HAKAI homolog isoform X1 — protein: MLQIRLSKAPASEGSAGVKPPPVETVTVACPDHLVLADLPVAKGIGSATAASLVKTLGRRSRRQLGERVHFCVRCDFPIAIYGRLSPCEHAFCLDCARSDSMCYLCDERIQKIQTIKMMEGILICAAPHCLKSFLKKAEFESHIQDSHSNLLRPNADKEDGNESEVQSVRQSTASDARGPQRPVFSPGSNSQQHDPEDKTRRQPPRDQPPSRGNLQPKPPFFGQQNHPSDSMPSSGLGIHQSFHQQSFDMPHPTQEPSLFGDRQQSIGPETSFPEYPPMHSGPNMPTMVASNPMMNPPMPFGYPPYPQDRAQPFYGAPYDIPRQDSASDMGGDQSSLLGFPQGVPGGPNFPGNYPQPWHAGIGGVPFEQGPGGMVVDPRDAKGVLAPQPMSLPPPPPPPPHMSHMKQNYYPGDVGHEAQGYGWQHDSRDSFGGQG
- the LOC112743585 gene encoding E3 ubiquitin-protein ligase HAKAI homolog isoform X2; this encodes MDDWLMVLQSPCEHAFCLDCARSDSMCYLCDERIQKIQTIKMMEGILICAAPHCLKSFLKKAEFESHIQDSHSNLLRPNADKEDGNESEVQSVRQSTASDARGPQRPVFSPGSNSQQHDPEDKTRRQPPRDQPPSRGNLQPKPPFFGQQNHPSDSMPSSGLGIHQSFHQQSFDMPHPTQEPSLFGDRQQSIGPETSFPEYPPMHSGPNMPTMVASNPMMNPPMPFGYPPYPQDRAQPFYGAPYDIPRQDSASDMGGDQSSLLGFPQGVPGGPNFPGNYPQPWHAGIGGVPFEQGPGGMVVDPRDAKGVLAPQPMSLPPPPPPPPHMSHMKQNYYPGDVGHEAQGYGWQHDSRDSFGGQG